The Prevotella melaninogenica genome has a segment encoding these proteins:
- a CDS encoding RHS repeat-associated core domain-containing protein, whose protein sequence is MLNEFNLINMNGRVYDPVLARFLSPDKYVQEGDNSQNYNSYSYCLNNPLKYADPSGDVFVLDDFIAITAMGAMMGAMNAAMSDKPIWKGALLGAASAAATYGIGSIFNGVGTFGHELLRAGAHGLSSGVFNALNGDNFWNGLISGAASSGIGAYAQSVNLNSGLMVASTTAMGGVVAWATGGDFLQGAMQGMMIGALNHAQHDQYDPMYKREAERIRIRKRDRIKKDPKYKQKIISGIQNDGKLSFEEAYYWYGYGDGSTIHVDASKLDLGKIDITNRKVGEHWSIQTLTSSGSYSVGLVYGSITVEYQGNNSFRILPDTYDFDVHTNNFFDWHTIKRNIETIGAGILHGRGTPFKIIFNGLYHNK, encoded by the coding sequence ATGCTGAATGAGTTCAACCTCATCAATATGAACGGCCGTGTCTATGATCCTGTACTCGCCCGATTCCTAAGCCCTGATAAATACGTACAGGAAGGTGACAATAGCCAGAACTATAACAGCTATAGTTATTGTCTGAATAATCCTCTCAAATATGCCGATCCTAGTGGTGATGTATTTGTCCTTGACGATTTTATCGCAATAACTGCAATGGGTGCAATGATGGGTGCCATGAATGCAGCTATGTCAGATAAGCCCATATGGAAAGGGGCTTTATTAGGTGCAGCTAGTGCTGCCGCTACTTATGGAATAGGTTCAATTTTTAATGGCGTTGGAACTTTTGGACATGAACTTTTGAGAGCTGGTGCACATGGTTTATCTAGTGGTGTCTTTAATGCTTTAAATGGAGATAATTTCTGGAATGGATTAATTTCAGGGGCAGCTTCTTCAGGAATAGGGGCTTATGCACAAAGCGTTAACTTGAACTCTGGACTTATGGTAGCTTCTACGACGGCCATGGGTGGTGTAGTAGCTTGGGCCACGGGAGGAGATTTCCTGCAGGGAGCAATGCAGGGGATGATGATAGGAGCGTTGAATCATGCGCAGCATGACCAGTATGATCCCATGTATAAACGAGAAGCAGAGAGAATAAGAATAAGAAAAAGAGATCGAATAAAAAAAGATCCTAAATATAAGCAAAAAATCATATCCGGAATTCAGAATGATGGAAAGCTGTCTTTTGAAGAAGCATATTACTGGTACGGATATGGCGATGGTAGCACTATACATGTAGATGCTTCAAAATTAGATTTAGGAAAGATTGACATTACTAACAGAAAAGTTGGTGAGCATTGGTCAATACAAACCTTGACTTCGTCTGGAAGCTATAGTGTAGGGCTCGTGTATGGAAGTATTACAGTAGAGTATCAGGGGAATAATTCATTTCGTATATTGCCTGATACGTATGATTTTGATGTACATACCAACAATTTTTTCGACTGGCATACGATAAAGCGCAACATCGAAACCATAGGCGCTGGTATCCTGCATGGTAGGGGAACCCCATTTAAAATAATTTTTAACGGATTATACCATAACAAATAA
- a CDS encoding DUF3997 domain-containing protein has product MCRRILNIVVLLLCNLLTSCLGVFYIDLGNHYAWLEDRIIVKIKEETANSLSYDLLIRPQVLNYGYDNKFIIAYQIYDGSEWYNSNQIAEEKDSLFIQFAKLKEMKHCYWIINKETNQVIGPMRKPEFDRKCEELHVKAKMRHFHEKKLWKNKGL; this is encoded by the coding sequence ATGTGTAGAAGAATATTAAATATCGTTGTCCTGCTCCTCTGTAACCTCCTAACTTCGTGTCTTGGTGTGTTCTATATAGACTTAGGCAATCATTATGCATGGTTGGAGGACAGAATAATAGTTAAGATAAAAGAAGAAACGGCAAACAGCCTTTCCTATGATCTTCTTATCCGCCCACAGGTCTTGAATTATGGCTATGACAATAAATTCATCATAGCCTATCAGATTTACGATGGCAGTGAATGGTATAATTCTAACCAAATAGCAGAAGAAAAAGACAGTTTGTTTATCCAGTTCGCAAAGCTGAAAGAAATGAAACATTGCTATTGGATTATAAATAAAGAGACAAATCAGGTCATAGGTCCTATGAGGAAGCCGGAATTTGACAGGAAATGTGAGGAACTTCATGTAAAGGCAAAAATGCGCCATTTCCATGAAAAGAAACTCTGGAAAAACAAGGGGCTATAA